From Pedobacter indicus, a single genomic window includes:
- a CDS encoding universal stress protein gives MEKILVPTDFSNNSKSGLRFAIRLAARNKSTLVFVHTTQIKRELKEADEAEFEKHKQEQIEKKRDKLQRFIQGVYRSLKMDEGEYTCEIIEGIKADVSLIDYCKKYSDIAFIVISTRGASFVNKVLGTNTGNLITKSPVPVIAVPKDYRSKPLRNVLYSTDLENLQREFDTVLEFAKPRGLSVEVLHFATPSSLDHQNELNNLELTAGYPVKIWKEKADINHSMIHNLQLQIDKIKPSMVALFTNQQRTFFEKLFLSSMAEALSFKSQVPLLVFNKQVNFKN, from the coding sequence ATGGAAAAAATATTAGTACCGACAGATTTTTCAAATAATTCGAAATCAGGTCTTCGTTTCGCCATACGCCTTGCAGCCCGTAATAAATCAACGCTGGTTTTTGTGCATACAACTCAGATCAAAAGGGAGCTAAAAGAAGCTGATGAAGCAGAGTTTGAAAAGCACAAACAGGAACAAATAGAAAAAAAACGCGATAAGCTTCAGCGTTTCATTCAAGGAGTTTATCGTTCGTTAAAGATGGATGAAGGAGAATATACTTGTGAGATTATTGAGGGCATCAAAGCCGATGTCAGTCTAATTGATTACTGTAAAAAATACAGCGATATTGCTTTTATTGTGATTAGCACGCGCGGAGCGAGCTTTGTAAACAAAGTATTAGGGACAAATACAGGTAACTTAATCACAAAATCGCCAGTACCGGTCATTGCTGTTCCTAAAGACTACCGCTCAAAACCTTTAAGAAACGTTCTCTATTCTACGGATCTAGAAAATCTACAAAGAGAATTTGATACCGTCTTAGAATTTGCTAAGCCCCGTGGACTCTCTGTCGAGGTATTGCACTTCGCTACACCTTCTAGTCTAGACCATCAAAATGAACTGAATAACCTCGAGCTAACAGCAGGTTATCCTGTAAAAATATGGAAAGAAAAAGCTGACATCAATCATTCGATGATCCATAACCTTCAGCTGCAGATCGATAAGATTAAACCGTCTATGGTGGCCCTATTTACAAACCAACAGCGAACTTTTTTCGAAAAACTATTTCTTTCGAGCATGGCAGAAGCACTTTCGTTTAAAAGCCAAGTGCCATTGCTGGTATTCAACAAACAAGTGAATTTTAAAAATTGA
- a CDS encoding phosphotransferase enzyme family protein: protein MGISSNLKIAEQFNIEGNPVSITEFGSGHINDTYRVSTDRAEGPEYLLQRINNFVFKDVEVLMDNIKKVTDHLQKKMTDHPDIDQKVLKIIPTKDQKLYYIDEDDKYWRLMILIKDTRSYDILETESQAEEGGRAFGNFQAMLADLDPGKIDYTIPNFCNIEFRLRNFHTALKNDIANRKKDVETEIKYILERENQMGTILQMAARGELPLRITHNDTKFNNILLDKNDKAQCVIDLDTVMPGYVAYDFGDAIRTIINRAAEDEADLSKIQLNIPLFRAYTKGYLEAAHQFLTKNEVSSLLQGVLLFPYMQSVRFLTDYLEGDTYYKIQHEHHNLQRTRAQLKLANEVELHQNELEEIIQTEAAKYTLAVDEN from the coding sequence ATGGGGATTTCTTCAAATTTAAAAATTGCAGAACAGTTTAATATCGAAGGGAATCCAGTTTCAATTACTGAATTTGGGTCAGGACATATCAATGACACCTATCGAGTTTCAACAGATCGGGCTGAGGGTCCGGAATATCTTTTACAGCGCATTAATAATTTCGTTTTTAAGGATGTTGAGGTGCTAATGGACAATATAAAGAAAGTAACCGATCATCTTCAGAAAAAAATGACAGATCATCCAGATATCGATCAAAAGGTATTGAAGATTATCCCTACAAAAGATCAGAAGCTATATTATATTGATGAAGATGATAAATATTGGCGCTTGATGATTCTTATTAAGGATACCCGAAGTTATGATATTCTTGAAACGGAAAGTCAGGCTGAGGAAGGAGGGAGAGCTTTCGGTAACTTTCAGGCCATGTTGGCGGATCTTGATCCTGGGAAAATAGATTATACGATACCTAACTTTTGCAACATAGAATTTCGACTAAGAAATTTCCATACCGCGCTCAAAAACGATATAGCTAACCGAAAAAAGGATGTAGAAACCGAAATAAAATATATTCTTGAACGCGAGAATCAAATGGGCACCATTCTTCAAATGGCAGCTCGTGGCGAACTGCCTTTGAGAATTACACACAATGATACGAAGTTCAACAATATATTGCTCGATAAGAATGATAAAGCACAATGCGTTATTGATTTAGATACCGTTATGCCTGGTTATGTGGCTTACGACTTTGGAGATGCTATTCGAACCATTATTAACAGGGCTGCTGAGGATGAAGCTGACCTTTCTAAGATTCAGCTAAATATTCCATTATTCAGAGCCTATACTAAAGGTTACTTAGAAGCGGCTCATCAGTTTCTAACGAAGAATGAAGTGAGCTCTTTGTTGCAAGGGGTACTACTTTTTCCATACATGCAGTCGGTTCGGTTTCTGACTGATTATTTAGAAGGCGATACGTATTACAAAATCCAACATGAACATCATAACCTTCAGAGAACACGGGCGCAGCTAAAACTTGCAAATGAAGTTGAATTGCATCAAAATGAACTGGAGGAAATTATTCAAACTGAAGCAGCTAAATATACTTTAGCGGTAGATGAAAATTAA
- the eboC gene encoding UbiA-like protein EboC (EboC, a homolog the polyprenyltransferase UbiA, belongs to system of proteins involved in the trafficking of precursor metabolites to an extracytoplasmic compartment so that the biosynthesis of certain natural products, such as scytonemin, can be completed.) encodes MKRIHAYLLLMRPANIVTAIADVLAGIAISGILSMMTTTSAPMEILLLCISTIGLYGGGIVFNDVFDYKIDMVERPERVIPSGKISIGEATGLGIVLLLIGIIAALLVNTTAFVLAILTSIAALTYNRWGKHHSLLGPPNMGLCRGLNLLLGVSILPAMVFDLWYIAIVPIIYISAITMISRGEVHGSSRKPLYSAALLYGLVILMILWFAWNQQKQLVAIPFLLGFAFMIYRPLLKAIQLPTGPAIGKSVKAGVIALILMNGAWAAAGGQWLLALVIVALLPFSLWLSKIFAVT; translated from the coding sequence TTGAAACGAATACACGCCTATCTGCTCTTAATGAGACCAGCTAACATCGTTACGGCAATTGCCGATGTTCTAGCAGGAATTGCAATTTCGGGAATCCTGTCGATGATGACGACAACGTCAGCTCCTATGGAAATACTGTTGCTATGCATCTCTACAATTGGGCTCTATGGTGGTGGTATTGTCTTTAATGATGTTTTTGATTATAAGATTGACATGGTTGAAAGACCCGAACGGGTTATTCCGAGCGGTAAAATCTCAATTGGCGAGGCCACAGGTTTAGGTATAGTACTTCTGCTCATAGGTATTATCGCTGCTCTCCTTGTTAACACGACAGCATTTGTTTTGGCTATACTGACCAGCATTGCAGCTCTCACTTATAATCGTTGGGGGAAGCATCATTCTCTGTTGGGACCGCCCAATATGGGATTGTGTCGGGGATTAAACTTGCTGCTCGGGGTAAGCATACTTCCGGCAATGGTATTTGACTTATGGTACATCGCTATCGTACCAATAATTTATATATCGGCAATAACAATGATCAGTCGCGGCGAAGTTCACGGCAGTAGTCGAAAACCATTATACTCTGCTGCTTTATTATATGGTTTGGTTATTTTGATGATTTTGTGGTTCGCGTGGAATCAACAGAAACAGCTCGTTGCTATACCATTCCTACTTGGTTTTGCGTTTATGATATATCGACCGCTATTGAAAGCTATACAATTGCCTACCGGCCCCGCGATAGGCAAATCGGTAAAAGCGGGTGTAATAGCCCTTATTTTAATGAATGGAGCATGGGCTGCGGCAGGAGGTCAGTGGTTGTTGGCACTGGTAATAGTTGCCCTCTTACCATTCTCGCTATGGTTATCTAAAATATTCGCGGTAACCTAA
- a CDS encoding TatD family hydrolase, whose translation MCSSHSVGEDRKNFGERTPLNLNDIKGMRFFDPHIHVSSRTTDDYQAMFDAGIVGIIEPAFWLGQPRTGLSSFKDYYSSLIGWERFRSSQFGIKHYCTIGLNSREANNIELAEQVMELLPSFIYKEGVVGIGEIGFDDQTPAEDRFYREQLELAKEAELPVQVHTPHRDKKQGTTRSMDIAIEHGVDPSFVIIDHNNEETVKEVLDRGFWAAFTIYPFTKMGNERMVEIVKQYGAERIMINSAADWGISDPLAVPKTAALMKAMGVSEEDIKLVTYKNAIAAFAKSGQLDESDFLTEGAIDQSQKFEGNTILRGGQQPRPDKSSIIIK comes from the coding sequence ATGTGTAGTAGCCACTCCGTAGGGGAAGATAGAAAGAACTTTGGCGAGCGTACGCCACTTAACTTAAATGATATTAAAGGAATGCGCTTTTTTGATCCGCATATCCACGTATCGTCGCGAACAACCGACGATTATCAAGCAATGTTTGATGCTGGAATTGTAGGAATCATAGAACCCGCGTTTTGGCTTGGGCAACCCAGAACCGGCTTATCGAGTTTTAAGGATTATTACAGCAGTTTAATTGGATGGGAACGCTTCCGTTCATCTCAATTTGGGATAAAGCATTATTGCACCATCGGCTTAAACTCTCGCGAAGCAAACAATATCGAATTGGCGGAGCAGGTAATGGAGCTACTTCCGTCCTTTATCTACAAAGAAGGAGTTGTCGGGATCGGAGAAATCGGCTTCGATGACCAAACTCCGGCCGAGGATCGCTTTTACCGAGAGCAATTGGAACTGGCAAAAGAAGCAGAACTTCCTGTACAGGTACACACTCCGCACCGTGATAAAAAACAGGGGACAACACGTAGTATGGATATCGCTATCGAACATGGAGTTGATCCGTCCTTTGTAATTATCGATCATAACAACGAAGAAACAGTCAAAGAAGTTCTTGATAGAGGGTTTTGGGCTGCATTTACGATTTATCCGTTTACGAAAATGGGTAATGAACGTATGGTCGAAATCGTGAAACAATATGGCGCTGAAAGAATCATGATAAACTCGGCAGCAGATTGGGGTATCAGTGACCCCTTAGCTGTGCCCAAGACGGCTGCATTGATGAAGGCAATGGGTGTGTCCGAAGAAGACATTAAACTAGTTACCTACAAAAATGCAATCGCTGCCTTCGCCAAAAGTGGGCAGCTCGATGAAAGCGATTTCCTTACGGAAGGCGCCATTGATCAGAGTCAAAAATTTGAAGGAAATACCATTTTAAGGGGCGGACAGCAACCGCGTCCGGATAAGTCATCGATCATAATCAAGTAG
- a CDS encoding carbohydrate-binding family 9-like protein — MKIKNMKTLDVSFSDELDPDKDLLKKLAEQLPTHKLDCVSWVDFPYKPNVTFNIAYSEEAIFVRFDVQESVLRINNYESNQPVYEDSCVEFFISFSDQHYYNLEFNAIGIGLVGYGTNDKTQRQRLSSERIHQIKTFSNISKNGRGEDVKWSLMIYIPIELFKEESVSSLKGRKAMANFYKCGDMLPEPHYISWSPIQADEPNFHLPEYFGQVNFNF, encoded by the coding sequence ATGAAAATTAAGAATATGAAAACACTGGATGTAAGTTTTTCGGACGAACTAGATCCCGATAAGGATCTACTTAAAAAGCTAGCTGAACAATTACCAACGCATAAGCTAGACTGTGTGTCCTGGGTTGACTTTCCGTATAAACCGAATGTAACATTTAATATCGCTTATAGCGAAGAGGCTATTTTTGTTCGCTTCGATGTTCAGGAAAGTGTATTACGGATAAATAATTACGAAAGTAATCAGCCTGTTTACGAAGATAGTTGCGTTGAGTTTTTTATTTCCTTCTCTGATCAACATTATTATAACCTCGAGTTTAATGCTATCGGTATTGGTTTAGTAGGCTATGGAACGAATGACAAAACTCAAAGACAGCGCCTGTCTTCAGAACGCATCCACCAAATTAAAACTTTTTCAAATATCTCTAAGAATGGCAGAGGTGAAGATGTTAAATGGAGCCTTATGATTTATATCCCCATAGAGCTTTTTAAAGAGGAAAGTGTGTCCAGCTTGAAAGGAAGAAAAGCAATGGCTAACTTTTATAAATGTGGAGATATGCTTCCGGAACCACATTACATTTCTTGGTCGCCAATTCAGGCCGATGAACCTAATTTTCACCTGCCTGAATACTTCGGTCAAGTAAATTTCAATTTTTAA
- a CDS encoding Gfo/Idh/MocA family protein, whose product MDRKTFIKTGGIAAAGSTVLSPQNIFAKSKKGIIRLGFIGVGMRGRNHVAIALNRDDVNVVSICDTQEDSLARCRKQFKEKSKKAPKEYTGGLDAYKRMLEREKLDAVIISTPWQFHHEQAINSMKAGVYVGCEVIAGLTLDEHWDIVKTSEATGIPYMCLENVAYRRDVMAVLNMVRQGLFGEIIHLEGGYQHDLREVLFNDGKQPYGGGVEFGDKGYSEAQWRTQFNIDLDGDLYPTHGLGPAMHFADINHGNRITKVVSFSSKARGLADYIEKKSPGHPNAKIDFKNGDITTSLMTCVNGETIEIKHDVHLARPYSIGLRVQGTNGIWMDVNQGMYIEGKAAKSHVWDKADEWIKKYDHPLWKKYEHLATGSGHGGMDWFVDNAFFESVKQQRQTPIDVYDSVTMSALFPLSIQSVKEGNKTLDFPDFTNGKWKTSKPVFALDDSGF is encoded by the coding sequence ATGGATAGAAAAACATTTATAAAAACAGGAGGTATTGCTGCTGCGGGGTCAACAGTACTTAGTCCCCAAAATATCTTTGCTAAATCAAAAAAGGGTATCATTCGCTTAGGGTTTATTGGTGTCGGGATGCGCGGTCGAAACCACGTGGCGATAGCATTAAATCGTGACGATGTGAATGTCGTTTCTATATGTGACACGCAGGAAGATTCTCTTGCTAGATGCCGAAAGCAATTTAAAGAAAAAAGCAAGAAGGCTCCGAAGGAATATACTGGCGGATTGGATGCTTATAAAAGAATGTTGGAGCGGGAGAAGCTAGATGCAGTAATTATTTCTACTCCATGGCAATTTCATCACGAACAAGCGATCAATTCTATGAAAGCCGGTGTCTACGTTGGTTGTGAGGTAATCGCAGGCTTGACATTAGATGAGCACTGGGATATCGTGAAAACTTCTGAAGCTACGGGAATACCTTATATGTGTTTGGAGAATGTTGCTTATCGGAGAGACGTCATGGCGGTTTTAAACATGGTTCGTCAGGGTCTGTTCGGTGAAATCATCCATCTTGAAGGTGGTTATCAACACGATTTGCGGGAAGTACTTTTTAACGATGGCAAACAACCCTATGGCGGCGGAGTTGAATTTGGGGACAAGGGTTATAGTGAGGCGCAATGGAGAACGCAATTTAATATTGATTTAGACGGCGACCTATACCCTACTCATGGCTTAGGCCCAGCAATGCACTTTGCTGATATAAATCACGGGAACCGAATTACCAAAGTTGTTTCATTTTCGAGTAAAGCACGTGGTTTAGCAGACTATATCGAAAAGAAATCACCAGGACATCCAAATGCTAAAATCGATTTCAAGAATGGTGATATCACCACATCGCTTATGACTTGTGTTAATGGAGAAACAATTGAGATAAAGCATGATGTGCACCTAGCCAGACCTTACTCTATCGGTCTGCGTGTTCAAGGAACGAACGGTATCTGGATGGACGTTAACCAAGGGATGTATATCGAGGGAAAAGCCGCAAAAAGTCACGTTTGGGACAAAGCTGATGAATGGATAAAGAAATATGATCACCCTCTCTGGAAAAAATACGAGCATCTGGCAACCGGATCGGGACATGGTGGAATGGACTGGTTTGTCGACAATGCATTCTTTGAGTCGGTAAAACAACAGAGACAAACACCTATTGATGTGTACGATTCAGTAACAATGAGCGCGTTATTCCCATTGTCAATACAATCAGTTAAAGAAGGCAATAAAACACTTGATTTTCCAGATTTCACCAACGGGAAATGGAAAACAAGTAAACCTGTCTTTGCGTTGGATGACAGCGGTTTTTAA
- a CDS encoding alkaline phosphatase family protein — protein MMNKTVVIDIVGLSSSVISEHTPFLKDYSKRKNLRTIKPMLPAVTTSVQSTYLTGKWPSEHGIVGNGWYDRTDNEQKFWKQSNKLVQAENIWDRAKREDPTFTVSQMFWWYNMYSTADYTCTPRPNYLADGRKIPDCYAKPSSLRDELQDRLGQFPLFKFWGAGANIESTRWIADASKITDDKYDPTLTLIYLPHLDYCQQKFGPDLSKISKELNEIDSVVKDLVEFYEQKNANIILLSEYGICPSNKPIHLNRQFRKAGLLNIRVERGLELMDMGESKAFVIADHQIAHVYINDDSVRQKVQKILEDTPGINLILDKTAQKEYHIDHERSGDLVIMADPDYWFTYYFWLDDAVAPDYARCVDIHKKPGYDPVEVFMTSKLRAGYKLLRKKLGFRYVLDIVPLDATLIQGSHGSTAIDDQYHPILITEQPVDYQDIKAIDVYEIIWNELHRRNP, from the coding sequence ATGATGAATAAAACAGTTGTTATTGATATAGTAGGACTTTCTTCGTCGGTGATAAGTGAACATACACCTTTTTTAAAAGACTACAGCAAACGGAAAAACCTTCGGACTATCAAGCCCATGTTACCTGCGGTAACAACTTCTGTCCAGTCAACTTATTTAACTGGAAAATGGCCAAGCGAACACGGTATAGTAGGAAACGGATGGTATGATCGGACGGATAACGAACAAAAATTCTGGAAGCAATCGAACAAACTAGTGCAAGCTGAAAATATTTGGGATCGAGCAAAACGTGAAGATCCGACTTTTACGGTATCTCAAATGTTTTGGTGGTACAATATGTACTCTACAGCTGATTACACCTGTACACCTCGCCCTAATTATTTGGCGGATGGTCGAAAAATACCTGATTGTTATGCGAAACCTTCTTCGCTACGGGATGAGCTGCAAGATAGGCTCGGACAGTTTCCACTGTTTAAATTTTGGGGTGCTGGTGCTAATATTGAATCGACCCGTTGGATCGCAGATGCTTCCAAGATCACCGATGATAAATACGACCCTACCCTCACCCTTATCTATTTACCTCATCTTGACTACTGCCAACAGAAATTTGGGCCAGATCTTTCAAAAATCTCAAAAGAGCTAAATGAAATAGATTCCGTTGTCAAAGACTTAGTAGAATTTTACGAACAAAAAAATGCCAATATTATCTTATTGTCTGAATATGGCATTTGTCCTTCCAATAAACCTATTCATTTGAACCGCCAATTTAGAAAAGCGGGGCTACTTAATATAAGAGTTGAAAGAGGTTTGGAACTTATGGACATGGGCGAGTCGAAGGCTTTTGTGATCGCAGACCATCAAATAGCTCACGTATATATTAACGACGACTCAGTTCGGCAGAAAGTCCAGAAAATTCTGGAAGATACTCCTGGAATTAACCTTATCTTGGATAAAACGGCTCAGAAAGAGTACCATATTGATCATGAGCGGTCAGGCGATCTTGTTATTATGGCTGATCCAGATTATTGGTTTACCTATTACTTCTGGCTGGATGATGCTGTAGCCCCTGACTACGCGCGCTGTGTTGACATCCATAAAAAACCGGGTTATGACCCTGTGGAAGTATTTATGACTTCGAAACTTCGGGCAGGCTATAAACTGTTGCGGAAGAAACTAGGGTTTAGATATGTACTGGACATCGTTCCGTTAGATGCAACATTAATCCAAGGCTCTCATGGAAGCACGGCCATCGACGACCAATACCATCCGATATTGATCACCGAACAGCCAGTAGACTATCAAGACATTAAGGCGATCGATGTCTATGAAATTATTTGGAACGAATTGCACCGGCGGAATCCATAA
- the eboE gene encoding metabolite traffic protein EboE yields the protein MLIDSVHLSYCTNIHAGDSWSEHFEALKSNLPRIKEKLSPKQAFGIGLRVSNLASQELQSEENFEQFKKWLEENDMYVFTMNGFPYGEFHREKVKENVHTPDWTSTDRLFYTLRLIGILVKLLPEGMDGGISTSPLSYRHWFSTPTERENAMQTATRNIVEVAEQLYRVKSVSNKTLHIDIEPEPDGLLETGDEFLDWYNNYLIPLGRKHFKDKFKLGEDEADSLIKDHVRLCYDVCHFALGYEDHKEMILKLEKENIQIGKFQISAALKAKLPEDGDTRKEIIQAFSEFDESTYLHQVIANTKDGVKLRYRDLPEAIADDNNKGTTEWRAHFHVPVFLADYELLQSTQEDILEVLDLHKEKQRTPHIEVETYTWSVLPETLKLPLDESIIRELQWVRDELMK from the coding sequence ATGTTAATAGACTCTGTCCATCTAAGCTATTGCACAAATATTCACGCCGGCGATAGCTGGAGCGAACATTTCGAAGCATTGAAATCGAACTTGCCGCGCATCAAAGAAAAGCTATCGCCCAAACAGGCTTTTGGCATTGGACTACGTGTTTCAAATCTTGCCAGTCAAGAACTTCAGAGTGAAGAGAACTTCGAACAATTTAAAAAATGGCTGGAAGAAAATGACATGTATGTCTTCACGATGAATGGATTTCCTTACGGGGAGTTCCACCGTGAAAAGGTTAAAGAAAACGTTCACACGCCTGATTGGACCAGCACTGACCGGCTTTTTTATACATTGAGGCTGATTGGTATTTTAGTCAAACTTCTTCCTGAAGGAATGGACGGGGGAATATCAACATCGCCGCTAAGCTATAGACACTGGTTCTCAACACCTACTGAACGTGAAAATGCTATGCAGACCGCAACGCGAAACATCGTTGAGGTAGCTGAGCAGTTATATCGTGTTAAATCTGTTAGTAACAAAACATTACACATCGATATTGAACCGGAACCGGATGGATTATTAGAGACTGGCGACGAGTTTTTAGACTGGTATAATAACTATCTGATCCCTCTCGGGCGAAAACATTTTAAAGACAAATTTAAGTTAGGCGAAGATGAGGCTGACAGCTTGATTAAAGATCACGTCAGATTATGTTATGACGTATGTCATTTTGCTTTAGGGTATGAAGACCATAAAGAAATGATATTGAAGCTTGAAAAAGAAAACATCCAGATTGGGAAGTTCCAGATCAGTGCTGCACTCAAAGCTAAACTTCCCGAGGATGGGGATACAAGAAAAGAAATAATTCAAGCATTCTCCGAATTTGATGAATCCACGTACCTACACCAAGTTATTGCTAATACAAAGGATGGAGTTAAATTAAGATATAGGGATTTACCTGAAGCAATAGCGGACGACAACAATAAAGGCACTACGGAATGGCGAGCACATTTTCATGTGCCGGTATTTTTGGCTGACTATGAGCTTTTACAGTCTACTCAAGAAGACATCTTAGAGGTTCTCGACCTTCACAAAGAGAAGCAGCGCACCCCTCATATTGAAGTAGAAACCTATACTTGGAGTGTATTACCCGAAACATTAAAACTGCCGCTGGACGAGTCGATTATTCGAGAATTACAATGGGTACGAGACGAACTTATGAAATAA
- a CDS encoding 3-dehydroquinate synthase: MDYIQQDFSVHFSYKVFFTEFLFNEKNYLFRDLLKSVHEEGTTRKILFVIDENIIAHFPQLNEQIDFYFKDLPFINLIAEKIIVAGGEVAKNEERYLDLIIDAVNRHGVDRHSYIAGIGGGSVLDLTGYAAAIAHRGIKLIRIATTVLAQDDSGVGVKNGINYQGKKNFLGTFVPPFAVFNDYHFLTTLSDRDWKAGISEAIKVALIKDAGFFDWLEKNAGLLAKRDKLSMQYMIKRCAELHMEHIAGGDPFEFGSSRPLDFGHWSAHKLEQLTNFEVLHGEAVAMGIALDTVYSNLIGSLSDTETNRVVNLLKAIGLPLTHRYMNLNSIDDPIFKGLNEFREHLGGRLTIMLLKTIGTGYEVHELDPAVIIKASRFLKDVHESQNEQKQHMSC, translated from the coding sequence ATGGATTATATACAACAAGACTTTAGTGTTCATTTTAGTTATAAAGTATTTTTTACTGAATTTCTTTTTAATGAAAAGAACTACTTATTCAGAGATTTACTAAAAAGTGTTCACGAAGAAGGCACAACGAGAAAGATTTTATTTGTTATTGATGAAAACATTATAGCTCATTTCCCACAACTTAATGAGCAAATAGATTTCTATTTTAAAGATCTTCCCTTTATCAACTTAATTGCTGAAAAAATAATCGTGGCCGGTGGTGAAGTAGCTAAAAATGAGGAACGATATTTAGACCTCATTATTGATGCAGTAAACAGACATGGGGTCGATCGACACTCGTATATTGCCGGTATCGGTGGTGGTTCGGTATTAGACCTGACAGGGTATGCCGCTGCGATTGCTCATCGGGGTATAAAATTAATTCGTATTGCAACAACCGTACTGGCACAAGATGATTCGGGGGTTGGTGTTAAAAATGGAATTAACTATCAGGGAAAAAAGAATTTTCTAGGGACTTTTGTACCCCCATTCGCGGTATTCAACGATTATCACTTTTTAACTACGCTGAGTGATAGGGACTGGAAAGCGGGTATTTCTGAAGCGATTAAGGTAGCGCTTATCAAAGATGCAGGTTTTTTCGATTGGCTAGAGAAAAACGCGGGATTGCTGGCTAAGCGAGATAAGCTAAGCATGCAATACATGATCAAGCGCTGTGCGGAACTTCATATGGAACATATCGCAGGTGGTGATCCTTTCGAATTTGGTTCTTCCCGACCGCTTGACTTCGGTCATTGGAGTGCGCATAAGCTAGAACAGCTAACTAATTTCGAAGTACTGCATGGTGAAGCGGTCGCTATGGGAATCGCGCTCGATACAGTCTACTCAAATCTCATTGGAAGTCTATCAGACACGGAGACAAACCGTGTAGTCAACTTATTGAAAGCAATTGGCTTACCCTTAACCCACAGGTATATGAATTTAAACAGCATAGATGATCCTATCTTTAAAGGTCTAAATGAGTTTAGAGAACACTTAGGCGGAAGGTTGACCATCATGCTTTTAAAAACAATTGGCACTGGATATGAAGTTCATGAACTAGATCCAGCTGTAATCATAAAAGCATCTCGGTTTTTAAAAGATGTACATGAATCTCAAAATGAACAAAAACAACACATGTCATGTTAA